The DNA segment CAGATGTTCAGTTTGTCACTTTAGGTGTGTTCATTTTTCTGTCCTGTTTAAATTATCAATATGCatttatacaattataaaaaacgTTGCTTCTACATGATCAGCATCTCTCTAActttgtctgtgtatgtgtgaagaaataaactaaaccaaaaaataTGAATAGCCCTTTAAGTGAAATTTCATTACTTTATCATTGACAGAAGACCTACATTACCTTTATCATAATAATTAATTGTCAAtagtttaattaaaatacatgttaaaatacaATAATCACGTAGCAGATATAACACATATCTAAATTATTTTAAGCAAATCCCCAATTAATATAGCTCTGCTGGGACATTGCTTGATTTTGTAAACCATTTACTTAAAACACAACCTGCAAATCAAGCTTTTCAGAATCCATCAGGCAATACTTACATGAGTAAGTAGGTTTTTAGATGTAAAGTTAcccttaaatttaaataaatcatatttcCTGCAATTCAATTTTATTGTGTAATGCAATGCTGTTTGTGGTAAATTCTGATAGGTGGCAGCGTGGAACCCAGTCCTGTAAGAGCAGTCTTGAAGCAAGCAAATGTCAGACCCATTTCTATATCCAAGAGCTTAGAGAACCTGGCGAGTCTGCCATCACGTGAGTACCATAAAATCCTGGGATTTACCCTACatttgtttaacagtttaaaaTTGCCCTCTTTTCAATAAGTActagaaatgtaaaaatatattttttaaagaagcatGTAAAGAAAGTTTTAGATCTAGGTTGAAgaatgtgtaatatatatgtaaattgtCCATACATTATTCCATAATTGACtttacaaatgtaattttttttaacaaggtGAAGAAAGGCGAAAAATTGAGTCAAGGAGTGATATAACAGTGAGCGTGGAGGATGGTAaatatcttttttgttttttttactttttagtatAGCATATTGTAACAATAAGCCTGAAAGTGTAAGAAAGCAGTGTGTActgccaaccaccagcagaggccAGGACGCTGCAGTGGAAAAGCTGGTGGATCTGAGCTAAAAacaaaactccaagtcccagaatccccatcAGTTATCAACACTGGCCAGGCTCAGCTGTGAGACACAGCATAAAAACCCCAGTCAAACCTCAGTTCTCTGTTGCATCTTTGTAGAGGGGTAACCAGTAACAATGGgtaatgaaaaaaagagaaagaggctctgagtggtccagcaggctaagcgctgccgctatgatcaggagattgccagttcaaatcctgttcatgtagcttgccatcggctacaggagccctgagagcgcacaattggccttgctctctctgggtgggtagatggtactctctccccatatcactcatcactccaaaggatgatgttgatcagcacaagacgtttgtgagctgatgtatcagaactgagtcgctgcgctttcctccgagcgcgctgtgatgctacttggcaatgctgcatcagcagcagtttcaaaaaagaggcggtggctgacttcacatgtattagaggaggcatatgctagtctttaccctcctggtgttggggcatccctagtgatagggggagtcctaatgtgtgagttgggtaattgtctgagtaaattgggaagaaatgggggggggggagagaaagagagaaaaaaaggtctcaaaagaaagcaaaaaacaagatcttaaaaaaaaagatctaccTGACATTTTAAAGGCCATAATTTCACAGCCACTACATACATTTCTAGTGGTACAGTGGTATCATGCCTGTCCCCAAGGTTGGGAGTTTAAAAGCACCTAGAGTTCACAATCCCTCCTTTTCtcccacaacaaactatattCGCAAATATAAGGTTAAAAGGCTAATTATTcacagtttcttctgaaattaagggtattaaaaagtgcTTACCCTGCATTTACTGGACTAGGTATCTCCACTGTCTGTGCTAGATTTTGACAGTGTCTTATAGATCTAAGACATTGACTCATCTGTCTTATTGCGCTCACTGTATTTGCTGTTCCTGGATCAGTGTCTGCAGGCCTGCACGTTCCCGGCCCCTCTGTTTCAGACCCAGAGCAGATGAAGATGCTGAGTGTGTCTGTGCCAGCCTTCATACAGCAGCAGGTAAACACACACCTCAGTTGCAGTACGTAGTGAAAGTTTTGCAtatgttaaattaaaattaaatttaacttGCTTTGTTATAAAGGCTCCTCCACTTATTGTAAGTATTATAACAATATTTCTTATCTTAATACAGTATTCCAAAACATAACACTGTGATACTCTGTATTTTATAAAACCACTAATAAACTGTCAGTGAAACGCATGGCAGCATGTTCATGTTTGTGTtagtgttatatatgttatacatGTTATATAATGTGTATTGATCATAAATATGTTTAATGATGCCTTTAACTGTATTTAACATGTTTGTAACCCCACAAGCAGCCATTGCAGCATGTGCAGCACGCTGTTGTGTTAAACTTTCTTGCTCAGGTCCATCCTTGCACTTTTTGTCTTTTAGAGAAGTGGCAGAGAAAGCGACAGTACCTCGGTCAACAGTTTCTACTCTGAAAGACAGAGGAAAGACAGCACCTATACTAACCTTAGCAGCTCTTCTGACCTCGCACCGTATTCTGTATGTGTTACACACTCCTAACTCCATGTCCAACAAGCTAATTATTTCTGCCTTCTAATTCTTTATGTTAACACACCTATGCATGCCATGATTAATTTTACTAAATGTTTTTGCTTACCTCATTTTTTGTGTTAGTATCAGTATACAGTAACGTGTCTGTTGTGTCTGCAGCATCTGTGTCTGCATACAGATAcaatatttaccgtattttttgcactataagtcaagtcaagtcaatttatttataaagtacatttaaaatacatcaagtgtcgaccaaagtgctgtacaataaaacaagattttaaaagaaagcaaatcagtggtaaaactataaaatattcttaaagtataaggcacactaaaaatcctttaattttcccaaaattcaccagtgtgccttatgtacaaattttaccagtcaggtattaagaagcattAAAGCAATGTCATTGAAGTACAGCCTTAtgcaagagtttcagtttagttctccagcaccggggctggagcagTATCGGCATTattggcctatagcctgctgcttatgctaatgctgctgcacccagccttagacaaaatattagaaatcaaagcttactgtaaataaatggaagcaatttgaaaaaaagagaatcacagttttttttatgtaacctAACATAGCTTAGCGGAAAAATAGACtggaaaatagatgttcattgatagtgcgccttataatccagtgcgaaaaataatcacaatttttttttccacattgatGCTTGAAGTTCTTTTAAAGGTTAAATAACACTCCTTAGGTGttttctaaaagttttttttatatttgaatgaTTTTTACTAGCTGTCTatctagtatttttttaaataccagagtaattaaagtaatataaataaataaaatagaatatatctTTGAAAAAGAGCAAGATCACCACAAACAATTTAAGTTCAAGTTAAAGtttgcaactctaggtcaaccacgttttcatcaaatgccaattttcactaaaattgtccacGTTGTTATGAAGCTTGCCTTAACAGAGTGGACAAATGCATGCAagtgaaaaaaaatgattaagctggaaaaatgTGTATAGTGTgaagtatatttattatattataaataatttaaatatgtaaTAGTTGTCCTGTTACTTCAgtgattaatgttttattatgctGCTTATGTTGTATTTATAAAAGGTCAGCGGCAGTGTGATGAGCATTTATGGCACTGACTTTGGCAACGTGGAGGTCAAGGGGACCATCCAGTTCGCCATTAACTATGTGCAAAAACTAGCAGAGTTCCACATCTTCATTGTCCAGTGCAGAGACCTGGCAGTGGCGGAGCCTAAAAGGAACCGTTCTGATCCGTAAGTGATTTAGTACATGCTTAGCCGGATATGTGCTGCATTATATAGACAAACGTATTGGGAcacctttattgtttttttttataaagggatttttttttatgaaaagaatgtatcctgcttttgttggagtatctgTCTCTATAGTCCAGGGACAGCAGtttactagattttagagcactgctgtgaggaaaCACAACATGTATACATACAGTCCAGCATACATTTTCCATTTACCTTATCCTTAACTATAATCCTGCAATGTTCTTGAAAAGTAATTCAGTATCCATGACACAAATAATTTGCCCATATTGTTGTTTTAAAGGTGAAAATGAATCCCAAAACCTTTATATAAATTAGataaggaaatgttttttttagacagATAACTAATATTGTATACCACATTCAAGCTAATTTGATTCAGTTTAGTATAGTAGTGTTACTGTTGGGATATTTAGGCTTGTACTAAAACTAAGCTGTACTAATCCAGTGTTGTATCTGCCTCTCTATGGTTTAGGTATGTTAAATGTTACCTCTTACCTGATAAAGAAAAACTGGGGAAAAGGAAAACGTCAGTAAAGAAGAAGACTCTGAATCCCACTTACAATGAAATCTTAAGGGTATGAGTTATGGGCGTGTCATATATTATTGTTCAAAATCAGTCTATTGTCTGAAAAtaagtctattttgtatttttttggctGTTTTCTGTAAAGCTTTGAGGGTAATTTTGTATAATTCTTTATATTTGCAGAttatatacatgcactaaatattctggaCTTGTATATTGTAATAGATTTATTCATAacgttacaaatatatatatatatatttattttacagattTCTAAAAGGTATATAAGGTCTGAAAactacataaaatgtttattttgttatagtTGGGTtttcttaaaattaattaaatattttttcaggtTTTTTATCATATCCACATGAATTTTGTTATCGCTATCAACTTTAAAATTACTATTTTATGGCCGACATAAGTTTGATACTACCCAGAATGTTTTGCTTTGTCTGCAGTTTAAGATAACATTGGATAATCTGAAATCTCACACTTTAAACCTGTCCGTGTGGCACAATGACACATTTGGAAAGAACAGCTTTCTTGGTGAGGTGGATGTGGATCTTTCAGAGTGGGACTTCAGTAACTCACACATGATGGACTATGCCCTGAAAGGACGAGTAAGTGCAGTGCATTTTgagcatatttaatttttttttccaattctgcTGCTACTGGTTAAACGTTtctgcataaaaatatataatataatatatagtgaaaatgtctttaagaaTCGCTAAGGCCTAGTTTAGAACCATTACATGATGTGCAgattctttgttttatttcattaaaatccTAAAGAAAGTAGTTATTTTATGGTATTGATCAATAGtacttattattttaaatttcacCTTTTATTCTTAATTCATTTTTCTCAGGTTCCAGTCCAGTCAAGTCCAAAGCATGTCAGCCAAACGTTGGAACTGAGTGGGGAGATGAGGGTAGCTTTGCGTTTCCTTACACAGACAACTCAAAGTAAGTAACCAGTGGGTGTACTGTGAGTACAACTGCAATAAAATTCATGGATCTATTGAAAGATTTAAAAGTGCgttcaaaacaaaaatacatacatgTTTTGTTGATTGCAGGTAAAAAGACACCCCAAAATGGTGAGGTACAAATCTGGGTAAAGGAATGTAAGAATCTGCCGGCCAGAAGGGGCACCATAGACCCCTTTATCAAGTGGTATGTCTGTTTTGCATTGCATATTCAAACAGGTTGATCTCTGAATTAGTTATTGTTCCTCACAACCCTTGCATTTTGTGTATTTTAGTGCAGTGCTCCCAGACACCGCCCGTAAAGGTAGGCAAAAGACTCGTGTGGTGAAAAGGACGGCAAACCCAGTGTTTAATCACACCATGGTTTATGATGGCCTCAGACCAGAGGACCTGAGAGAGGCCTGTGTGGAGCTCACTGTGTGGGACCATGACCGGCTCAGTAATCACTTCATAGGGGGCTTGAGGCTCGGTCTTGGAACAGGTGAGATATACAGCCATCTAGGTGTAAAGCAGTTATAATAGTTATAATTCTATTGAATTAATGTTCTTACTGGAAGTGCGCTATTGTACAGTCAATAAGACCATTATTGTTATACTACAATACTACTGGTTTAGTACAACTATATTAAATCTGGCCTCCATTCAAACTCTAAATGGCATTATTTTAGGTGCTCTGAATCGTCCAAGAGGCCTAAGTCTCTTAAAGGCCTGAGGCTCTGAGAATTGCTGGTTTTAATCCCACATCATGCTTctcggcatcagcagccggactctgagagagcacagtggtCCTGATGGTCAGGACATGAacttgttagctgatgtatcagctgactttacatgtgttagaggaggcatgtactagtcttcaccctcttagtCTTAGGgacttaaataaatacaaaaaatagcaTAACATTTTTCAATGGGAAGCAACATAATCAAGAAGTTTACAGCCCATGGGACTATATATAGCTAATCTTCATGGACATGGACAGAGGGAAAAAATTGATAAAAGGTTGAAATGCAGGATTGTCCAGATGGCGAATAAGCAGCCACAATAAAATTCCAAAGAAATTTAAGCTGAAATTTAAGACAAGAACACAGTACCATCAACACAGTCAAATATGGTGAAGGGTCAAAGTTGTTTTGGGgtgttttgctgcctctggcactgggtGCCTTGACTGTGTTCAAAGCATCATAAAATCTAAAGATTACcatagtgtttattttttttggattgcAATATATGGCACAGAAAGCTGAGTTTGCATcttaggtcatgggtcttccagcaggacagtgACCTCAAACAATACTTCAAAAAGCATCCAGACATCCTAAATTTGCTGTTGGGAGAAGACGTCCTTCaaatattaaactaaatataaaaactaaagATATGAACAAGTGTATTAcataatgtgtaattgcaatacaTTTCCGGGAGAAATGTCAGGGAGGCCAAGACTTTTGACCATGACTGTATCTAACAATATTCGAGTAGTAAATTCATACATGTTCTGTATTTTGTTTGACTTTTTCCAGGAAAAAGTTATGGTTCTGAGGTGGACTGGATGGACTCTAATACTGCTGAAGCTGGGCTGTGGAAAAGAATGACTGAATCACAGAATGAATGGGTGGAAGATGTAATTCCTTTGAGAATGctgattatggcaagaactgtgTCCAAATAGTATTgaacctattaaaaaaaaaaaaaaagactgaccaAATCGCAGGATGTTCGAAAGGCAGACAGATATAGCCTACCTAATTTGGGATGAAGTTAAATACTAACACTAGATAAGAAAACATGTATATTTCATCTATTCttgtaaaataaacatattttctgtattttgccCAATAACTAGAGAAGTTTTACAACTCAATCCTGGGTTTGATTCTGGTGTTAATTATCTAAATGAACCTGATGATCTTTTAAGGGGATGCAGAGGAGGATGTTCTACTTATTTTTGGATTATTTTATGAAAACAAATGCAATTAAAATTATATGCTTAAGCATCCTAAAATAATACTGTAAACTTTACCTGGtaattaagttaaataaatatatttttaaacgtCTTTCATGATTGTATAATTAAGCCATAGAAAAGTACATTTTCATAATTGTTTTTACTTCACCATCACCCAGTCCCACCCACTAGATTAATTGAAGCTCCACCATTGTGGTCATTTTGGAGAAGCTCAGACATTACAACAGGATTAGGAATCTATGGCAAGTCAGCAAATGAAGGAgacaaaagtacttttaaaaaaattagttttgtGGTCCAGCACACTTTAACaagaactagcttgtttgtgttttctcATTTAGCACAAGCAAACAcgaatgtgttgtaactgctcaGTGTATAAATGGTGTGGCTGACAATAGCATATTTTCGTAAAAGTGACCGAGCTTATATGTTTCATTCTGAAAGGGgctaaaactggcaagaatagagctggtgagatctttgcttcatgtgagagtgattttgtgaaaagaacttcatgaatatgttttgtatagACCACAGACCAATTTTAccttgtgtaaaaagaggaataaaatttCCCATTTAAGGCAATATTTGgccaaaaaatataataatttgaaAATAAATCAAAAGTACAGTGTTCATCAGTGTTCATTAAATCATGCCTGATCAGCTGTACATCTTTCTAAATCAGTTAAATGTATGTAAgttcaaactttttatttaatATCTATGTACTATGTTTTATAATCCTAGGCTGGTTGAAGTTATATTTTAAGCAGTTGAAATGTACACTatatttaagaaactcctgaagacagagctcttcaaagagcacttactctcttaacacctctaacacactaactacttctaacctcatttcctttttcccctccttcacttctctatcccattatttccctttgacctcctttaagccatATCTAAaaattctattacttttgtacttcactattgtaagtcgctttggacaaaagcgtctgccaaatgtaatgtagtgtaatgtcaTGTAATGTACACATCTAAACACAACATACCACATTGAATTATTTGCACATCTATTCaaattatacactgacatgccaaaagtcattggataCCAGTATTTGATCAATGGATATTCAAGGAAAGGGCCTTCTTCTAAGATCTACACACCCGTGTGCTTTGTCAACACAAGGATTTACACAATAAAACCATACATTACTTATGGTTGATTTTTTCAGGGTTCAGATGTTTCATCCATGTTGTTTTCTTCACAGAATACCTTGGCCCTTCTATAAAGTTATTCTGCCATATTTGTTGATCACATATTATTCAGAGTGGTGTGCACAGCCTCTTTAAAGTCTTTTGACTTTTGCAAGATTACACTGGACACTTATCCAGTGTAATCTTGTAATCCAGCTGCATTCTAGTTATAAAGGTTTGAAAGAAGACCAACAACTGTGTGTAACTTCCAATCAACTCAAATTTATTGATATAGCCCATAAAACCTGAAACATAGAAcatagaacccccagtgagcgacagtggcaaggaaaaactccctcacatttggaggaagaaaccttgggaggaaccaaggctctactggtgggacccaaaaaatgtgcCTTGCTCTAtttaaaatggcttttaaaaCCAAAACACCATTTTAGCCAATTCCTTCAGTCTTcagtcttttcttctcttctccttttctcCTCTCCTTTTTTCTCCCCATTTGTAATATGTTTGTTATATTTCAACATCACACAGAATCCGACCGAGGCGTCGGATTTTGCTAAAGCCAGTTCTATTAGAAGACTAATGTCAAGTAAAGCCGATTTTTCTATTATAAAATTTGGTTTAGACTGGCTAGGACTAACTGATTCTCCTCCCTGGAATACCTGATGTTAGATGGAAATTCTTTATTGAAACCAGGCATGCTGCAGGATCTCCTCAATGCTCGGTCTCTCATCTGCCTTTAACTGCAGACACCAACTGATCAAACTGTGGCAAGCTGTGCAAAATATTTGGATAAAAAAAGAGATGTTTAATTTTTAGGTTTTATAGGGGGTTTAACTACAACAAAACACAGCGTTATAAATGTCTACATGGTGAGTCAAAAGTCGCAGGAAACTCTTGCATTTAAGAAATGTAATACCTCTGCAAGTAATGAGGGTAATGAGTCATAATGCGTAAGGTCCTAACTATCTTTTTGGCTATGTCTGGAACATAGATGCCATCTTGAAAACCCTCATGTTTCATTTCTTCTAGCTCTAATCTCAGCTTTCAGTTTTTGTAAAACTTTTTTGTACAAGTTTTCGTACTTAGATAAAAGCTTCAAACACAACTTAAAAATTGTGCTGTTTTGCAGGATACTTCCACTTATCTTAACGGTGGATAAGCTTGGTTTCATAAGAATACTGCAGAGGGGCATTCCTGCAAAAGTACGGCATCCATACACCATTCTGTACAGAAGTATACCCAATTCCCATGCTGTTGCAGGGCCGGCCTTATACTTCCTCTTTAGTGAATCCTCCTCtgtgaaaggaaaagaaagagcagTTGAACTTATTTATCATTCAGCCACTATTGTAAGTGTTTTAATATAAAGTACAGCCTGCAAAAATAAAGTAACTACTAAAAACTACGGTCACCTGAGGAACAGACATATTCAGCCCTATTGATCTTGTCTGCACATCCAAAATCAATCAGCTTGACCTCCGAAGTGTCCATGTTAATGAGAAAGTTCTGAAGCTTGATGTCCTGATGCAGAACTCCTTGCTTTAGGCACTGGGATGCAGCCTGTACTGCCTGAAGCATTATTTTTCGGGCTATGTCTTCTTTCACTGATCCACCAAAGAGGTCAAGGTAACCCCACAGGTCCCTGCAGTTGTTAGGGAGCTCCAGAACCAGGATGTAATGGTCAGGCTCATCAAACCATTCGATCAGCTGGATGATGTTTGGGCAGGTGGGTGGCTGGTTCACCATCTGCATCAGAGCAACCTCTGCAGGAATGGTTTTGGTCCAATCAGACTACAGGAAAATAATTAGTTAAAGAGTTAGATGGTGAGGAACTATCAGTGAAGAACAGTGAGAAGAAGGTGGGACCACCATGTGTTGTTGCTAGTTATTGGTGCACATACGTTCTGAAAATATCTGTGACTTTTCTGCTTTGCGACAATCTTCACTGCCACctacaaacaaagacaaaagtaAGTAacattactaaaactaaaacattgacAAGGGAAATAACAGTCATTAATCTGTGATCTTAGACAGATACAGAACCTGCAGGCCGTCTGAAATGCGTCTTCCCTTTAAGAACGAGCCAAAGCATCCTTGGCCGAGTTGCTCTCCAACAGCATAACTGGAGGCAAAGGTTTCTGTGGAAAACAGAGAAGCAGAGAGACTTTAGGCCTCTTTAGATCATTCATGGGCAGTGGTCTTGTCACTACACTGACCTGGCTTTGTGACTGAGTACAGGGTGATTAActgattaattaatataattttactGAACATTAGCTGAATAAACTGTAGACGCACTGTGTATATCATTGTAGATGAACAACCCACGCTTATGTGTCCAAAATGGCAAAATCcttaactttcaataaaagtcagtgtaaaaaacattttattcattaAGTCATTAAGACTATAACTTAATTACTATAACTTAATGACTCTAAAACCCattaaaaacacagaatcacCTGCGAGCTCTGAACGCTGATCCATCGTCTTCTACTGTGTTCACTACacactacaggtgctggtcaacgaattagaataatttgaaatagtgcaatcatgaaattctttgaatgcattttttgtgcagaaagcaaatcaggtgttcaccgcacctgtcctactcgttagactaatcacagaactcgttacctggaaaaaaatttgctcagctgagctttccaaaaggcccatttaggccatttaactgtgacactgttgttttattgaattagaataatggagaaaccgtttcattgaattagaataatttttattataattacaatcatcactttctcagtattttgtggctgcccccttggcttgtatgactgcctgaagtctccgtggcatcgatttgaccagcttgtcgcaagtttccgcactcacagcttcccaggcagtggcgatgttctgcttcagttggtccagcgtagtaggctttctgtcgcgaattttccgcttgacgatggcccaaaggttttcaatgacattgaggtcaggcgagttggcccgccatgccaaaacttcaagctgttttttagtgaaccaatctttggtcgactttgccgcatgagccggtgcaagatcctgttgaaatatgaagtcttcttcgccgaactgttcctcaacagtcggaatcaggaacgtttccagaacatcttgatatacggcagcattgacagtcttcttgaggaagcagagtttccctacacctcgagcggacatgcatccccagaccataacgctctggggaaacttgacggatcttttcacgcactcgtggttgtaggtttcgccaccacgacgccagacacgaggaccttggtcaccgaaggagatgcagaagcgtgattagtcactgaagaccaccttctgccagtcttcagcagtccactcgccgtgttctttggcccacttcagccgtttctccatttgtttcttgttcagcatcggttttactgctggaacgcgagatttgaagccgagtttgcgcagacgacggtaagtggttgatctggagacgtcagcgccggtctgcttgttccacaagtcggtgagctcggaagtggacttgaaccggttgctgactgcggtctttctcagctgcttgttgtcgcaagcagaagtttttcggacgccggaacagttggtgcgcttgctgcagtttttcttgagagctttgcagacggaagactggctgatgctgagctgctcagcaattttagtttgggtcaagccttgttggcgaagggcttgaatttgagccactattccggttgagaggtcgcgctgcttacccatgattgattttacaacttagaaattctactcaaccctgactttatactgcacagtgaacactcttcacagaaaacaaaaattcgagcatttattctaattcaatgaaacggtttctccattattctaattcaataaaacaacagtgtcacagttaaatggcctaaatgggccttttggaaagctcagctgagcaaattttttttccaggtaacgagttctgtgattagtctaacgagtaggacaggtgcggtgaacacctgatttgctttctgcacaaaaaatgcattcaaagaatttcatgattgcactatttcaaattattctaattcgttgaccagcacctg comes from the Astyanax mexicanus isolate ESR-SI-001 chromosome 20, AstMex3_surface, whole genome shotgun sequence genome and includes:
- the sytl2a gene encoding synaptotagmin-like protein 2 isoform X13, whose product is MIDLSYLTEEEQEMIRTVLKRDNELKKKEEQRIKKLQKTEGDKRKLKYLTGEWFYETKSNRHRDRIHGSDIIRASMRHSQPVTILELSEICPEKPSFLNSKSKDVFIPPELCGILEDFPSCDKREDHYQLAETQQNTCSPTAQPQIKPRLNPFNSKLLSAGSPKKTSGAEETHLVPATLNQTPKDTLLITASQQQQPAAGPHTTPTKLDQTSASESGQTPAQGGSVEPSPVRAVLKQANVRPISISKSLENLASLPSREERRKIESRSDITVSVEDVSAGLHVPGPSVSDPEQMKMLSVSVPAFIQQQRSGRESDSTSVNSFYSERQRKDSTYTNLSSSSDLAPYSVSGSVMSIYGTDFGNVEVKGTIQFAINYVQKLAEFHIFIVQCRDLAVAEPKRNRSDPYVKCYLLPDKEKLGKRKTSVKKKTLNPTYNEILRFKITLDNLKSHTLNLSVWHNDTFGKNSFLGEVDVDLSEWDFSNSHMMDYALKGRVPVQSSPKHVSQTLELSGEMRVALRFLTQTTQSKKTPQNGEVQIWVKECKNLPARRGTIDPFIKCAVLPDTARKGRQKTRVVKRTANPVFNHTMVYDGLRPEDLREACVELTVWDHDRLSNHFIGGLRLGLGTGKSYGSEVDWMDSNTAEAGLWKRMTESQNEWVEDVIPLRMLIMARTVSK
- the sytl2a gene encoding synaptotagmin-like protein 2 isoform X11; translation: MIDLSYLTEEEQEMIRTVLKRDNELKKKEEQRIKKLQKTEGDKRKLKYLTGEWFYETKSNRHRDRIHGSDIIRASMRHSQPVTILELSEICPEKPSFLNSKSKDVFIPPELCGILEDFPSCDKREDHYQLAETQQNTCSPTAQPQIKPRLNPFNSKLLSAGSPKKTSGAEETHLVPATLNQTPKDTLLITASQQQQPAAGPHTTPTKLDQTSASESGQTPAQVDDAEIRQSKHFPCTHNHHGNHAEPHSLQVPKPYSTPVEKGGSVEPSPVRAVLKQANVRPISISKSLENLASLPSREERRKIESRSDITVSVEDVSAGLHVPGPSVSDPEQMKMLSVSVPAFIQQQRSGRESDSTSVNSFYSERQRKDSTYTNLSSSSDLAPYSVSGSVMSIYGTDFGNVEVKGTIQFAINYVQKLAEFHIFIVQCRDLAVAEPKRNRSDPYVKCYLLPDKEKLGKRKTSVKKKTLNPTYNEILRFKITLDNLKSHTLNLSVWHNDTFGKNSFLGEVDVDLSEWDFSNSHMMDYALKGRVPVQSSPKHVSQTLELSGEMRVALRFLTQTTQSKKTPQNGEVQIWVKECKNLPARRGTIDPFIKCAVLPDTARKGRQKTRVVKRTANPVFNHTMVYDGLRPEDLREACVELTVWDHDRLSNHFIGGLRLGLGTGKSYGSEVDWMDSNTAEAGLWKRMTESQNEWVEDVIPLRMLIMARTVSK
- the sytl2a gene encoding synaptotagmin-like protein 2 isoform X12, producing the protein MIDLSYLTEEEQEMIRTVLKRDNELKKKEEQRIKKLQKTEGDKRKLKYLTGEWFYETKSNRHRDRIHGSDIIRASMRHSQPVTILELSEICPEKPSFLNSKSKDVFIPPELCGILEDFPSCDKREDHYQLAETQQNTCSPTAQPQIKPRLNPFNSKLLSAGSPKKTSGAEETHLVPATLNQTPKDTLLITASQQQQPAAGPHTTPTKLDQTSASESGQTPAQDHHGNHAEPHSLQVPKPYSTPVEKGGSVEPSPVRAVLKQANVRPISISKSLENLASLPSREERRKIESRSDITVSVEDVSAGLHVPGPSVSDPEQMKMLSVSVPAFIQQQRSGRESDSTSVNSFYSERQRKDSTYTNLSSSSDLAPYSVSGSVMSIYGTDFGNVEVKGTIQFAINYVQKLAEFHIFIVQCRDLAVAEPKRNRSDPYVKCYLLPDKEKLGKRKTSVKKKTLNPTYNEILRFKITLDNLKSHTLNLSVWHNDTFGKNSFLGEVDVDLSEWDFSNSHMMDYALKGRVPVQSSPKHVSQTLELSGEMRVALRFLTQTTQSKKTPQNGEVQIWVKECKNLPARRGTIDPFIKCAVLPDTARKGRQKTRVVKRTANPVFNHTMVYDGLRPEDLREACVELTVWDHDRLSNHFIGGLRLGLGTGKSYGSEVDWMDSNTAEAGLWKRMTESQNEWVEDVIPLRMLIMARTVSK